The following proteins are co-located in the Pedobacter sp. FW305-3-2-15-E-R2A2 genome:
- a CDS encoding RNA ligase family protein, producing MSISQKYGRTYHYPFSPGTTSDDRIQHQYWEQLEKIPALIHTEKLDGENNCLSRKGVFARSHATPTTSPWTESLRRFWQLIRNDLGDLEIFLENLYAVHSIEYRALEHHFYVFGIRQHDQWLSWEETRFYAAMLDLPTVPVIGTFQALADPSSFEKQVIQLASGRGQLEPHDACSGELVTMEGIVTRNLEGYPVAGFADNVFKYVRKGHVKTDQHWTRNWKRARLNNEGGTHVDH from the coding sequence ATGAGTATTTCACAAAAATACGGTCGTACTTATCACTACCCTTTTTCTCCGGGGACCACAAGTGACGACAGAATACAACATCAATACTGGGAGCAACTAGAAAAAATCCCTGCCTTAATACATACAGAGAAACTGGATGGGGAGAACAATTGTCTTTCCAGAAAGGGGGTTTTTGCCCGTTCCCATGCAACGCCTACCACCTCTCCCTGGACGGAAAGCCTCAGGAGGTTCTGGCAGCTGATCAGAAACGATCTGGGAGATCTGGAGATCTTCCTGGAAAACCTGTATGCCGTTCATTCCATAGAATACCGGGCGCTGGAGCATCATTTTTATGTCTTTGGCATCCGGCAGCATGACCAATGGCTGAGCTGGGAAGAAACCAGGTTTTACGCGGCAATGCTGGATTTACCTACAGTTCCGGTGATCGGGACGTTTCAGGCCTTAGCAGATCCCTCTTCGTTCGAAAAGCAAGTGATACAGCTGGCATCGGGCAGAGGACAATTGGAGCCTCATGATGCCTGTAGCGGAGAACTGGTTACGATGGAAGGAATTGTGACGCGGAATTTAGAAGGCTATCCGGTAGCAGGATTCGCCGATAATGTTTTTAAATATGTAAGAAAAGGGCATGTGAAAACGGACCAGCACTGGACCCGGAACTGGAAACGTGCCCGTCTGAATAATGAAGGAGGTACCCATGTGGACCATTAG
- a CDS encoding lysophospholipid acyltransferase family protein, which translates to MNPAKNNPLKKFLQDCSFLSVCFPVYLLGLLPLQVANSTIGKMLYFLSYRVFRYRYSVVLQNLSRALPTKSYAEIQEISKDFYRHLSAMIVETTKLFSISRTELRKKVTLSNVEMVLEYYQQNRSIIAVLGHYGNWEYLNILPSYLPFNVNAIYKPLSSPVMGKLIQHIRTRFGMRLIPANQALRYLLKQKGQPQMSIFIADQFPGINEDTKFDFLHQSTNMFNGAEKLSIATDAVVVYIDMKRKPNNCWEVNFSLITDAARATRDHQITRSFADKLQETIKEHPAYWLWSHKRWKIA; encoded by the coding sequence ATGAACCCTGCGAAGAATAATCCGTTAAAAAAATTCCTGCAGGACTGCTCATTTCTCTCCGTTTGTTTTCCGGTTTATTTACTTGGATTACTTCCGCTTCAGGTTGCGAACAGCACGATTGGAAAAATGCTTTACTTCCTGTCATACCGGGTCTTCAGGTATCGTTACAGTGTCGTCTTACAAAATCTATCCAGGGCTTTGCCTACGAAGTCATATGCAGAAATTCAAGAGATTTCAAAAGATTTTTACCGGCATTTATCTGCTATGATAGTGGAAACCACGAAATTATTCTCCATCAGCAGGACTGAGCTTCGCAAAAAGGTAACGCTTTCCAATGTAGAAATGGTGCTGGAATATTATCAGCAGAACAGGAGCATTATTGCTGTTCTCGGACATTATGGAAATTGGGAGTACCTGAACATCCTTCCGTCCTACCTGCCCTTTAACGTTAATGCCATTTATAAGCCCCTCAGCAGCCCGGTAATGGGCAAACTCATTCAGCACATCAGAACGCGCTTTGGAATGCGCCTGATCCCCGCAAATCAAGCATTAAGATATCTTTTGAAACAGAAAGGTCAACCACAGATGTCGATTTTCATCGCAGACCAATTTCCGGGAATTAATGAAGATACTAAATTCGACTTCCTTCATCAATCGACGAATATGTTCAATGGCGCAGAAAAATTGTCTATTGCTACCGATGCCGTTGTTGTTTACATTGATATGAAAAGAAAGCCGAACAACTGCTGGGAGGTAAACTTTTCTCTGATTACTGATGCCGCAAGAGCAACCCGGGATCATCAGATCACCAGGTCCTTTGCCGATAAGCTTCAGGAAACGATCAAAGAACACCCGGCTTATTGGTTATGGTCGCACAAAAGGTGGAAGATCGCCTAA
- a CDS encoding VOC family protein, whose translation MKISVLIATALIALIPFHKTMAQTEKKQIAARLNHIAVYVTDLEKSTAFYKDVFEFTQIPEPFHDGRHTWFSLGSAGQLHLIQGAKGKGNFDKNEHLCFSVGAIDTFIEKIKDKDIAYENWAGAAQSVTLRVDGIKQIYFQDPDGHWLEVNDDH comes from the coding sequence ATGAAGATATCTGTACTGATTGCTACCGCCCTGATTGCCCTTATTCCTTTTCATAAAACCATGGCACAAACTGAGAAAAAACAAATAGCCGCAAGGTTAAATCACATTGCAGTCTATGTAACCGATCTGGAGAAATCTACCGCGTTTTATAAAGATGTTTTTGAATTTACCCAGATTCCTGAACCTTTTCATGATGGTCGGCATACCTGGTTTAGTCTGGGTTCTGCCGGACAACTTCATTTGATTCAGGGAGCGAAAGGCAAGGGGAATTTCGATAAAAACGAGCACCTGTGTTTCAGCGTAGGTGCTATTGATACCTTTATTGAAAAAATTAAGGACAAAGATATTGCTTATGAAAACTGGGCAGGGGCAGCTCAAAGTGTGACCTTAAGGGTTGATGGAATCAAACAAATTTATTTCCAGGATCCCGACGGACATTGGCTGGAAGTGAATGACGACCATTAA
- a CDS encoding GNAT family N-acetyltransferase, giving the protein MIRKHEAADHSRIIELLKLNIPEYFSPNEEADLIDYLNHEADNYYVLELDGVIFGCGGFNLSEDGETGKLSWDFFHPESQGKGLGSALTKFRIQKIKEIEGIKTVSVRTSQLAYKFYAKFGLELREIVKDYWDVGFDMYRLDRDVNLV; this is encoded by the coding sequence GTGATCAGAAAACATGAAGCTGCGGACCATAGCAGAATCATTGAATTGCTAAAATTAAACATACCAGAATATTTTTCTCCAAATGAGGAAGCTGATCTGATCGACTATTTAAACCATGAGGCCGACAATTACTATGTGCTCGAACTGGACGGTGTAATTTTCGGTTGCGGCGGCTTCAATTTGTCAGAAGACGGGGAAACCGGAAAGCTATCCTGGGATTTCTTTCATCCTGAAAGTCAGGGTAAAGGTCTTGGATCTGCATTAACGAAATTCAGGATTCAAAAAATTAAAGAAATAGAGGGGATAAAGACGGTTTCTGTACGAACTTCCCAGCTGGCTTATAAATTTTATGCGAAATTTGGTCTGGAGCTTAGGGAAATAGTTAAAGATTATTGGGATGTAGGTTTCGATATGTATAGGTTAGACCGTGATGTAAACTTAGTTTAA
- a CDS encoding KTSC domain-containing protein → MKKIVDYRKLLGVQKDTELKELKTIYRNLMKDWHPDKFQDSEEAKVEAEVKSKEIIEAYHFLVSIAPETLELSIEEYTQTTATCGIADYSWAGLVLTVHFLDGSAYEYFGVPKAIYVKLVNADSPGRFARRHIFTSFPYRNIAKLQTA, encoded by the coding sequence ATGAAGAAGATTGTTGACTACAGAAAACTATTGGGTGTACAAAAGGATACCGAATTAAAAGAATTGAAGACCATTTACAGGAATTTGATGAAAGATTGGCATCCTGATAAATTCCAGGATAGTGAAGAAGCCAAAGTGGAAGCGGAAGTTAAAAGTAAGGAAATCATCGAAGCTTATCACTTTTTGGTAAGTATCGCTCCGGAAACTTTAGAGCTTTCTATCGAGGAATATACTCAAACTACTGCGACTTGCGGAATTGCGGATTATTCCTGGGCTGGTTTAGTCCTGACAGTTCACTTCCTGGATGGCAGTGCTTATGAATATTTCGGTGTTCCTAAAGCGATCTATGTGAAGTTGGTAAATGCAGATTCTCCTGGTAGATTTGCACGCCGTCATATCTTTACTTCATTCCCATATAGAAATATAGCTAAGTTACAAACTGCATAA
- a CDS encoding response regulator transcription factor, whose product MFKIGLAEDDLKIAGLIKTGLEEQGYLVTIVSNGEEALQTFKETDFNLVILDVMMPGMNGIAVCKSLRSGNKDLPILMLTALGSIDDKVTGLNSGADDYLVKPFHFKELLARIEALLRRQHVATGQDKADHLLSFDDISLNTYSKEVKRAGTLIELTAKEHTLLELFLRNPNRLLSRQYIAENAWDISFDTGTNVIDVYVNFLRNKIEKGFSRKLIHTKIGMGYILK is encoded by the coding sequence ATGTTTAAAATTGGGTTAGCAGAAGACGACCTTAAAATAGCCGGGCTCATCAAAACCGGCCTGGAAGAACAAGGATACCTCGTCACCATTGTTTCCAATGGAGAAGAGGCCCTTCAAACTTTCAAAGAAACAGATTTCAACCTGGTCATTCTGGACGTGATGATGCCTGGTATGAACGGGATTGCCGTTTGCAAATCGCTCCGCAGCGGGAACAAAGATCTGCCTATTCTGATGCTTACGGCATTGGGTTCTATTGACGACAAAGTAACCGGTCTGAATTCCGGAGCAGACGATTACCTCGTTAAACCTTTCCATTTCAAAGAGCTGCTGGCCAGAATTGAGGCTTTATTGCGCAGACAGCATGTGGCAACCGGACAAGACAAAGCCGATCACCTGCTTAGTTTTGACGACATCAGTCTGAATACCTATAGCAAGGAAGTAAAAAGGGCCGGAACCCTCATTGAGCTGACGGCAAAGGAACATACCTTACTGGAATTATTCCTCCGCAACCCAAACCGCTTACTCTCCCGGCAATACATTGCGGAGAATGCCTGGGACATCAGCTTTGATACCGGTACGAATGTAATTGACGTATATGTTAACTTTCTTCGCAACAAGATCGAAAAAGGTTTTTCAAGAAAACTGATCCATACTAAAATTGGGATGGGTTATATTCTCAAATAA